TTAGGTAGACATGCTCCTTTTTCctgcacaaaaaaaccctacaacaaaatagtgctttttcatttcaaattgtGCATCTCCCCATCCATCCTACTTGGATGTAGGTATGATGTGTAAGCACTGGGAGTTTCTACAGGTTCACTGAGGGATCAACTTGATTCATAGAAGTTTTGTTGCTTGTGATAGCAAGGGAAAAGAACCTATAAGACCATCAGTTCCCATGCTGATCCAGAAAGATAGTAACTAAATTCACAATTTATATCTTACAAATTGAGGAACTTTGACAATGACCTCCTCCAAACATGGATTCATaggatcaaaagaaaaaaaaaaaaaaccaccaaaaaaacagaactaagcacagaatcacattttaaaattgtatcATGTAAGGCAGAGAGAATTCTTCTTTTCACCAATAACAGAGGAATGACTCTCAATACGAACACTTCATTTATAGACTCTCTAATTGCTAGGagataagtttaaaaaaaaacaccacacttaGCAATTTCTATTTTGGTTATGCAGTGTAACATGCAAGTCCCACTAATAGAGGACTAGAAAAATGTATTCTAACACAACCCACTCACAGAAGACACTTCAGGAGTATGAACAGCTATGTGCATAACTGTGCTTATCTTACAGAAAGCAACCCTATCGTAATCACAGTTTTATATTGCCAATGCTAGGTTCTTCTATATCAAGACCCATTTATAGCTGTTCTGAAATATCCCGGAATGATGGTTATATTCATTCAGATTTGAAAATACACAGCATGACCTCAACTTACTCTTCTATTTTGTCAGTTAAGCAAACGATGTGCTCCTGCATTCTGTTCAGTCGAATTTCATACCGCACTTCCTTGGCTCGGGGATGGTAGTTCCTCGTGTAAAATCCTCTCCAGCAAGCTTGAAGCTTGGTAGCTGCTTTAGTCATTCTTTGCAGTTCAGCTGTGCCTTGATTGACAACAGCTAATGAATCGGAACTTTCTCCTGTCATCTGGTCAGGACAGAGAGTTGTAACTCCTGATTCAGCACCTACTGAGGTGCTGGGGTGACTATGCAGAACTTGGTCTTCAGAGGATGCTGAACAGTTGCTAGTATTAGCAGTCAGGCTAGTTGCTACTGGATCAGGAGAAGGCAACAGCACAGTCTCTTTGATAGTCTCTTGAGTTTCCACACTTCCCACTGCTCTGTTCGAGTGCCCTCTCGTAACACATGAAGCTTCCTGCTTGTTAGCCATCTCTCTGCTATTAACATTTCTCACACATTCAACCACTGTATCATCATCATCTTCTAGGCTCAAATTGCTTCCATGTAGCTTCAAGTCTGAAGTAGGAGATGCTGGAGACAGTCCCGAAGTAACTGGCATGAAAGTAGACTCCGAGGATAAAAGGCTGCTGTTTAGCTTGTCTTCATCTGTCTGTATGTCTTCAAGGTATAGCTCTTTGCGAAAACTTGTTTCAAGAAGAAAAGTGTTTTTTACTGCATAGGAATGATCATCATTTGCACTTGGTCCAACCCAAGAATTCTTCTGGATGATAGGTTCTAGATAGGCAGAAAGCCATATTCAAAAGTGTCATAGTATTTCAATAACATAACTTCTTTTATTTCACAGGGACTCACAATTTCTTTTAGATAGTTAGAACCTCGGTGTGTGAGAAGGTCTAAAATGCATGGTGATAGAGCAATGATGATAGGCATTACTTCTACACAACAATAAGAATGTAACTACTTATCCCAGTAACATCTACAAACTTTGTAAATACTGGGTACAGTAAATTGCACAAACTGCCTCCCCCTGGAGAAATTACACTTTTATCAGATGGAATAGTCAAAGTAGTAACTCTCCAGTTTATTAGAATGTGTTTTTCACCTAACAATCTCACCAGAATTTCAAGACATGAATAAGCATGGAACATATGGTTAGAAAACAAAGTATAACTTCAACTGAAAATGTACCCCCCTCCTCAAAAAAAAGTCAGCGGGATAAAATAACAGGGCCTTGTTCTGAAATTCTCTCCACAAAGTTAtctacattcagaaaaaaaagatttatttctacagGTTAGATCACAAGCGCAGATTAGCTTCTTACCACTTTCCAGAACTATCTGTGGTGGCTGGACTGGACTGCTGTGTTCATAAGTAACTGGTAGTGTTTTGTTGGGAGTAGAAGATGTAGGTGGCCCTTCGTTTTGGTTTTGATGCATCAACTGCCTCTGGTGGAGCCTAAGCACAGAGTTACAGCAgactttatatttcttttaaactttttttgtacAGAAGACATCTAAAAGAAACTATCAACCACTTTAAAGGAAACAAGTGATCAATCCACTCTAAGAAGAGAGGGTAGTTATGCAGATCCCTACACCTACAAGACACTACTCCTGCCCCTTTTTCTTCGTTACATGtatcaaagaaaaaagggaagaaatccaACATGCAACTCTGACTATAGACTGAAAACCATGAAGTATTTCTACACACAGTAAAGTTAGGCAGATATTTCAAGTGTTTACTTCAGGATATGTTATGTTTTATGCATAGAGGAGTTTGAGGAACAGCGTCTTTCACGTTTGAAAATGACTGAATCAAGGAAAGGGTTACTGTTACTCAAGGGACAAAATCCTAATAAAAATCAACAAACAGTGCCACAAATGTAAAAATCATCCTTTACAAACTGAGAAAACACACAGGTCATTTCAGCTCAGCTACATTAAAAGATCATGAGGTAGAGGTCAAACTGCCTTAAGAATcacttatgtgtgtgtgtatatatgggTGGGGATCTTGGGGGGTTGCTTTTTGctgaggttttttattttgttcattgggtttttttaaaaatttttaaagagTTATCTTCTGCAAGCTAATTTCCTGCATTTTCTCCAGAAACATCATGTGAATGTCAGAGCACCTGGCTGGAAATTCCAACATCAACATGCTTTTACTGTACCTTATCCTCTAAGATGATCCCAACATTTCTATAATTTCCTCCTGGAGATCAACCTACACAGACAAAGTATGCAGTAGCTCATTCCAGATGCTCCCAGGTCTTCATCCCTTTTGATGAGATGCCGCCCTTCTGCTTACGACAGGGCTTTTGCAGCCCAATTTTCTACCCACACTATGCCATTTAGGTAGCCTGCTCCTTTGAGCTGAGTCTTCTGCTCTGATCTTTCTGCAAAAAAAGCTTTTCTATAGGTCCTGGGGAATAGGACCTGTATTGTTATGTTTTCTGGCTTTTCATCCCAATTAGTCCACCTTCTCATGGGAGGAAAGTACACCACAGTAACTCTCCCGATTTACTTCCACAGAGCTTAGCAAAATGGCTACTGCTGGCAGAAGCAGCAAGCTCTGTAGAGGCCTCTGCTGACAGACCGGAGGTGCCAGATACAGAGATCATCAGGTGCGTCACTGGTGTGTCCTTCAAAGGGCAACCTTAACTTTAAAACCAAGAAAGAACACGCTAACAACAAAAAAGTGGCTAATAAAGCAGCATACCACAGTAGTCTTCATTTACAGTTAGAACAAAAGTACATCTGAACTTCTTTTTGAGGTTTTCCTCACTTTCTCCATGGCGAAAATCTCCGTTGGTAGTTTACTTTAATCACAGTCCTAACATAAATCACCTTAACGTCCTACAGAGCACAGACTGAAAAATATAAAGAATTTGCCCCTAGATGGCCCAGCAAACAGGAAaccactcctgctgctgctgccgtctTGCCTCTCACTTCCCTCTGGGACACATCCTTTACCTCCATTACTTTTCCCATCCCCAGCACTCACTGTTGCTTTGAAATACTTCAAAGGAAATGTTATTATATCTAACATGTAATAAGACATATAAATATGTTCTCAATTACAATCTGTAACGACAGAGAAACAAGAAGTTCTCACCTTTGCTTACTCagtattttttccagtttggCATCCTCTTCAGTCTGGAGACCGTATGTAGATACAAGAGGACAAACAGTAGCCAAGTACTGCACTAGCTGAACATGCTGCCCAGGCCGATAGGATCTTCCCTTACCTTGACTGTAGAGCCATTCTGCTTTTAAACTGTTAGGAAGGGGGAGACCAGTAACCATTAACGCAAGGCATAAAGCCCCTAATTCTCCTTTGATCGCTGTTCTTCTAGTGGGTACCCAGGAGCTAACCTACAAATCTAATTAAAACTTGAAACACGAGGGAACTGGGAATTTCATTATTGGAATAATTAAAGTATTCCCTCACATAAGAATcgatgaaacaaaaaaaatcctctgaccAACACTGCGCATTCTCTGCTTCATCTGTGCGCAGTCTTTGAGCACTGAAAACACATTTGTGTCAATGAATTTATCAGCCAAgctttcacagaaacagaaaagctcaCACAAACATGGAAAATAGCTACAGGGAGCAAATCTTGCTGAAAGTATTCAACAGCTGAAATCTGTTTTCAATTTAAATGTTCTTCAGTCTGAGAACATTTAATATAATATGTCTATATATAATAATACAGTTAACACAGAAAACCCCATTGGTCATGAAAAAATTTCCTAGAATTTTTACAGTCAACTTTTTGGGCAAGTCATAATATGTTATGGTGAAACAGAACCAGGATTGGTTTACTTTTGACCAAAAAGGCAGCTTTTTATTTtagtaagggggaaaaaaagacattaatgTCCTGTAATATGTTAATGTATTGGACTGGAATGTGTTTATATTGGATAACATTTATGCTTGGACTGTTCTGATGTCAAGACGTCCAAGAAGACACCTCTACTGTCATACAGATAGCAAAGTGATATAATGACCACAACAATGCAGTAACAAGTGATTTGAGCAAAACAGTATTTGTAATCAATTTGTCATTGACACAAAAAATGTCAAATCTAGAAATGCACATGCAAGTCAGGCCCTTTTATACAAGGCGCACATTTGAGCTTCCCCCACAATAATACCTTTAATGTCTGCCGATTGTCTCATTCTGCAAAGTCAAAGAGGCTGTACGCTTGGAAGGGGAATCAGGCAATTTATAAATTGCTACCACAGTTTTGCTCTGTAAGAGTGTTACTGCAAGTTAAGTTAACAAGACAAAAGCTTAACTTTATACTTCCACTTCAATAAACTTGTGATCTCACATAATAATTCCAGTGTAAGAACAAAAATTTAGCAAAAGCAACAATGTTAATTGGTCTGTATCTCATGTGTCCATTAGCAGGACAAATAGAAATTCAGATCATTAgcacttttccatttttttgttgtaAAAAAACCCGCAATTTCAGCTTAGACAAACTAATAATTGTAGAGATGTTATACTATTATGTCACCTTTCCTTCTGAGAAATCACATATCCATCAAGAACTTTAAGGTTCAGACACCAGCTGACAATATATGGCCTGTAGTCAAAGCCAGGGATAGAAGGTGTGGCCATCACACAAGGATTGTTCATGATTGACAACTGTTCCAATTGACGAAGAGAGGCCAGGAAAGAAACCTCGAGAAAACAAGATATATTTGTTAACTGAACAGAACCCATTAAGTGCTTACAGAACGTACCATATTTCTCCTAGTTACAGCTGGACTTCTCCACAAAACAGCACAGTTACAAACATATTGAAAATCACATTTGCTTTTTGAACATGAACATTTTCAAAGGACCTTCTACCAACTACTGCCATTTTCCCATTAATTCTCCTGTAAGTACTATAGCCCTTGGAAAGCACTGGCTTATCTTAAAATCCGGGAATGGAGCAATACTATACTTTTCTATACATAAAGCTATGATTCCAGTTCACTACAACAGGCAATGAgactttgacaaaaaaaaaaaagtcaagtcaAAAAGCTGGAGAAACACTGTCCTGTTTTGAAGAGAAATGTGTTACCAAAATAAGATATTTCTCACAATATGGAAGTCCAACTGACAGTTATAttttgaaaaacacaaacaaaataataaagacaAAAATCTCAAGCAGAATATTTGTATCTCTTATATGGTATTtaagaaacagattaaaaaagacaTGGGCCAAAAAACATTCAGCTGCAACAAGTGCAATTCAAACCTCTATTCtaaacacagcagctgcagaagccCTCTGCAGCAGCTCATCAGCTCAGTTTTCAACCTTCAATCACAAAAAGCTCTCTATGAATTTAGTCCTCAAAGTATACTTCTGACATCCCTGAATAAtacaaaaacataaaataaaaaaggcaaagtttCCTTCAAGGACAAATTTTAAAAGGTACCTAGCTTGTGCAGCTAATGCAAGTATAGTTGTTGCATATAACCATTTAATAGTTACTTCTATCAACATGGTTTGTTTCAAAGAAGAGAGCCCATATCCAGTTACATCCTCAAAGGAATTATCCACCTATCTGCTTTCAGTCTACCTAAAGTCAAGGAGATTAATCTTCCATGTTTTACCTCATTTAAGTCTCTGATTTCATTTTCTGCCAAAGAAAAAACAGTCAGATTCTGAGGTAGGCAAACAGGGGCAGTACGAAGTGAAGTTATAATATTTCCATGTAGCAACAGAgtctataaaataaaaatatggtgATGAAATGGATGTTTGATCAAAACCCTCATTTCTTGTCCAGGCAATACCTGCACAATACACACAAAAGAACTATAATTACAGGTTTCTAGTATTatcaaaattaattctgtttaTTGCAGCAAGGGAAAACCAATTTTTATATTTTAGAGAAAAACCTTCTTATTTTAAAAGGCAGAACTGAAGTATAATCACATTTataataaaatgtatttggaaATATTATCCTCTACATTGTTCATGCTGGCAGAGTTAACACTATGTTTTGTCTTGATTCGCGACATGAGACAAGAGAAACGAGAGCTATGAACAAGATCTCATCACGTTATCTTTATCAAAATCAGTAGAGTGggtatagggaaaaaaaaattaaaaatcactgcCTCAGTTTCTGTAACTTGATAACAAGGAAAAGAATTCTTACATGCTTCCCTCTAGAAACTACAGTGATTAATTAAAATGCTTTAAGAGTTAGTGTTTGAATAATGAATGCTTTAAAAGGCAGCAATTTTCAAAGCAGATTTCTTTATGCAAAGAATAtaatgaaaacagacaaaatagcACGTACCTTCAGCAACGTAAGCTTGGAGAGATCACCTAATTGAGCTATGTTATTGTCTGACAAATCAAGATGCTGAAGAGATAGACAGGAATTCATTTGTTCAATGGCCTACAAAACAAAGAAGTCAGTTACTCACAGTAACTCTTTTTTTAGTGATTAAATAAAACCAGGTATCAATAATTATTgattcaaaaattattttgaaagctaAAACACACCAGGTAAGTAACCCAAAATGGAAATCATGTTtttacagtttcattttaaaGAGGATAATTCTTGTCCTATTTTAGGGACTATTTCCCAATTCTCATTACATTTTGACAccaaattttttgttttcctagacAATTCTTGTACGGAAGTTGCCCTCCTTCATTTCATAAACCAGCAGACACAAAACTTCAACATTTGTTCcaatcaaaaccagaaacataTTCACATTTCTTTGGTGCATTTTCCAAATTTCTGCAACATGAGATTCTGGAAAACTTATAAAGACTAAACACTTTACCTTCAGATTATTTCCTGCCAAGTTCAGCCATTCCAGGTGCACCAACTCCTTCAGCCCTTCCACGTACCCAATACTATTATGGGGCAAGTTTAGCACCCGGAGCTTAGTCAGTTTTGCTACACCCATCATGCGCACCAAACGATTGTTGGCTACAGAGAGCTGCAGATTGACACGCAAATAAAAGAAACAGTTTTAACTATTACACTGCACAGAGAGAAtaggcttttattttttgtggttAAAAATCTAATCCAACAGGAACTACTTCAATCTATGTATTCCATTTGCAAGCATGTAATACGGAAAAAAATGCAAGAGCCAGGAAATAAATTACTAATGAAAGAAAGTAAGTCTTCACAACTCACTCTGCACACTTTCGAGAACATCTTCCTCCTAGCAATAGCTAAATAAAGGAGAATGAATGAGGAATCGTGTCATATGAACGTAAGATTTAAAAATCGTAATTCCCAAATCATTGTGCAAATTGTTGCACCACACCTGCTGTAAAATCATACTCACTGTCAGTGTGGCAGCGGACTAAATACATTTCACATGATTTTCAAAAAAAGTCCTGTGCTAATAGGACTGTAAAtccaaaactttttaaaagataaatccTGATTAGACATACACATTAACAACATGACCACCAAGCTGGCAGACTGGTGAAGGTTTGTTGTAGCAACAAACCCCGCCTCTCCTATCTCAGTTTAGCTCCTCTCTAGAAGCTGCTAGGTGACTTGAAGTCTATCTGGAGGCACTTCCAGTGATAATTAACATGGACTTGCACAGCTTTGCCCCAGAGGAATTAATACTCTGATTTTTGCAAGCACCACGCACATGCTTAACACTGTTATCACCAATAACCTCATGAACTCAAATGGACTGCTGCCAGTATTAAAATTAAGGATAAGCACATCAGGGCCTACATGAATGGACATGTTAACTAGACTACATAGAtccctctcatttttttttttttttttttttttctcaattcgCTATCTCTATTTTAACCTAACCCACaagcctttcttttcttcttgtaagTTAAGGCTACTAAACCTCTTCCTTTGTGAAGAGTTATGAAACTCAAATGGGGAGGAGAGTCCTGTAGGAATGTCTGCATGTTACAATTACACAGAAGAAAGCTACAAAAAAGCAAAGTTATTTTCAAGGTTACAAAGCTCAAGTATTCAAAAGCTAGCAAGTATCAAAATTTGGGTTATCAGTGACTTTTCTAAGTGTTTTATGACACTCCTCCATTAGGATTTATTTAGTTCATTTTTAGTTACCTAGGTAACTAGCAAAACAGCCTGCCCCACTATCAACTGTAGAgtttcactgaaaacaaagctttctatTTCAGTTAGCCATCATTTATTTTCCTATGAAAACAGCAACTGTTAACTTACTTCAATTACATAATATGGCCGTAAAACAAGACATTTTTTAATGCGCATCACAGCACCATTACTTCGTTACAAATTCCAAGTCAAGTAACACTGACCTGCATCAGATTCCTGCATTTCTCCAAGTGTTCCAGTTTAATTATCTGGTTTTTGTCCAGAATCAGAGTGTGAGTATCAGCATCACAGGGTAAGGTTGGACCCAGTTTTTGCAATCCTTGGCCTGACCAGTTGACAACCAAAccttagaagaaaaagaagagaaaaaaggaaaaaagaaaagccccaaAGTCAATACTTTATATATGAGAACACATACTGAAAAGGCAAAGCaagataaacagattttttttttaataatgcatgCAGCTAATTTGCAAATACTAATAAACTTTCTTTTCCATgtaaaaatgaagcaaattacTTTAGAACACACACATTAGAGTAACTGATCCAGTTACTGGAAGATGTTGAATCCAGGCCCTGTCCCAGTAAAGAATTCTGGTGCAGTTCTGGGAAAGTCAGTAACAG
The window above is part of the Opisthocomus hoazin isolate bOpiHoa1 chromosome 1, bOpiHoa1.hap1, whole genome shotgun sequence genome. Proteins encoded here:
- the CEP97 gene encoding centrosomal protein of 97 kDa; translated protein: MASPGVAATAEAVPPAGGGLVVNWSGQGLQKLGPTLPCDADTHTLILDKNQIIKLEHLEKCRNLMQLSVANNRLVRMMGVAKLTKLRVLNLPHNSIGYVEGLKELVHLEWLNLAGNNLKAIEQMNSCLSLQHLDLSDNNIAQLGDLSKLTLLKTLLLHGNIITSLRTAPVCLPQNLTVFSLAENEIRDLNEVSFLASLRQLEQLSIMNNPCVMATPSIPGFDYRPYIVSWCLNLKVLDGYVISQKESLKAEWLYSQGKGRSYRPGQHVQLVQYLATVCPLVSTYGLQTEEDAKLEKILSKQRLHQRQLMHQNQNEGPPTSSTPNKTLPVTYEHSSPVQPPQIVLESEPIIQKNSWVGPSANDDHSYAVKNTFLLETSFRKELYLEDIQTDEDKLNSSLLSSESTFMPVTSGLSPASPTSDLKLHGSNLSLEDDDDTVVECVRNVNSREMANKQEASCVTRGHSNRAVGSVETQETIKETVLLPSPDPVATSLTANTSNCSASSEDQVLHSHPSTSVGAESGVTTLCPDQMTGESSDSLAVVNQGTAELQRMTKAATKLQACWRGFYTRNYHPRAKEVRYEIRLNRMQEHIVCLTDKIEELRKEREEDRIQRLVQEEAVRFLWNQVKSLQQWQLSVTQNLGATWQPGILSAGNLCPSEPSIRSSTLEQETPPEASSACLVPASDVPQEKSLLQFPDSGFHSSMADQTHAGDLFSSEQSLMEGTESSLSVETVKQCGDSVLAYSSDVEDGPGECGQSRESSSNEQDNRLIQQYLQSVQQLEEADKGTDCNDETEGCWPQISVSAESQDSSSDMVSVDLPQDTSSPARDEISQTPESCKLNSGIEVKQTDCDSSFQMLHVGIAV